In Magnetovibrio sp., the genomic stretch CGGATTTCGCTCGTCGTGGAACGGAATTCGATGTTGGCGTAAGGCGATTGGCCTTTTTTGGTGAAGTGACGCTGAATACGCATATGAGCCCAGACCCCAGGTTCTTGTGGTTGCTTACAGTGGTGCATGGATAGGAGACACGAGGCATCCCCCCAACTCCCCCCAGATTGCCCCGAAAAGGCCGTTTGCTACGGCTCTATGGCGCGACATGGTGGTTTGACACTACCAAATGTGCTGCCAGTGACGGTGCGACACAATATGTAGCCTAAGACGAGTTAACGCTCAATGAATCATCGCAGTTTCGACCACAAAAAATTGTGCATAAAACTCTACTAGCCGCTAAATGTTGTGCTCTTTCAAAACCTTGTCGAGCGTCCATTAGGAATTGCTTGAACTCGGCGTGGTTGTTCTAATCCGTTTCATCTAGGGCGTCGCTTAAGCCGAGGCTGGACCTAGGAAAACCCCCGGCAAATGGCGCGAACGGCTCGCATCTGCGGCGGGGCGGGACTGTTGCGGTGCTGAAATGACCGGGTGAGAATCGATTACTTTCGATTTTGCTTATATAAAAGAGGCGTTTGTCGCGTTTCGATACCCTAGACGGATTGGGGTGCTCATGCGATAAAAGTGCCGCCCACTCGTCTTGGTGATTCCTTTCAAGCAGGGGGTGGAGCGCAGTCATCTATATGTGGAGACGCAGAACCCATGGATATCGGCAGTATCGGCACGCACCTTTACACCATGCTCAGCGGCGAGCAGGTGGGTTCCGACGAATTCGGCAACAAGTATTATCGCAACAAGACCAAGCTCAATGGTCGCGAGCGGCGCTGGGTGATTTTCAAAGGCAAGAAAGAGGCGTCGAAAATTCCGCCCGAATGGCATGCCTGGATTCATCACACCACCGATGCGCCCTTGTCCGAAGCTGCGGCCCAGCCCGAAGACTGGCAGGCGCAGCACATTCCCAATTTAACGGGTACGCTCAACGCCTATCGTCCCCAAGGCAGCGACCAGCACGGTGGCAAGCGTGCCGCCAGCAGCGCCGATTACGAATCCTGGTCGCCGTGAACGGAAAGCTTTGAACATGCGCAACAATGACAATCGCGACGCGCTGGTGGGCGGGCTGGTGATGGTGGTCGTGGCCGCGCTGTTCGCTTTTTCCTATGGCGGCAAGGATCTCAGCGCCCAGGCCAACGTCGGTAGCTATCCGGTCACCGCGGTGTTCAATCGCGTCGACGGCTTGTTCGAAGGCGACGAAGTGCGCCTCGGCGGCATTCGCATCGGCACGGTCGGGGCGCAGCGGCTCGACGATAATTTTCGCGCCGTGGTGACGTTGAACATCGCCAACGCGGTGAAGTTGCCCACCGACAGCGCCGCAGCGATTCACACCGACGGTTTGTTCGGGTCCAAGTTCGTGGTGATGGAACCGGGCGTGGAAGAAAAAAATCTGCAAGCCGGCGATGACATCGAATACACCCAAGGCGCGGTGATCGTGGGCGAACTGTTGAACCTGATCATCGAAGAGGGCCGCGCGCGCAAAGGCCAAAACAACCCAGAGCAGGCGAACACGCCACAAGAGCAAGGAAACTGATCATGGGCCGCAATGCGATTGAAACCGTTATGGGCGCCGCCGTTTTGCTGGTGGCGGCCGTGTTCGTCTACTTCGCGTACAACACCGCTCAAATCAAGGCGGTGACGGGTTACGAAGTTTCGGCCCGGTTCTTCAAGATCGGCGGCTTGGGCAAGGGCTCGGACGTGCGCATCAGCGGCATCAAGGTCGGTACGGTGGTTTCCAACACCCTCGACCCGGTGACGTTCGACGCCATCGTGACGATGTCGATTCGCCCCGACATCAAGCTGTCTACCGACACCGTCGCGACCATCGCCTCGTCGGGTATGCTGGGTGACAAATACGTGATGCTGTTGCCGGGCGAAGCACCGGAGAAACTCGGCGTCGGCGGTATGATCAGCAAAACCAAGGATTTCCGTTCGCTCGAAGACCAGGTTGGCGAAATCATCTTCCTCGCAACCGGCGGCGACGAACCGGCCCAATAGGACTTCCCATTAAGCTTATGCTGCAATGCAAAAATGACGGTTGATATTTACAGGTGTTTTTCGTAAATAGAAAGTCTTCCCCAGGTTTAAGCAAAGAGACCGTCTCATGATCAAAGCGCAGCAAACATGGAGCCCTGAAACCTATCTTCGGCACGGGGCTTTCGTGTCGTTGTTGGGCGAGCCGGTGGTGCAGGTCCTTGCCCCCAAGGCGGGTGAGAAAATTCTCGACCTGGGCTGCGGCGAAGGCATCCTCACCGAGAAAATCATCGCCAGCGGGGCCGACGTTTTGGGCATGGACAACAGCGCCGACCAAATCGAAGGCGCGCAGCATCGCGGCTTGAAGGTCGTGTGCATGGATGCGCTGGAAATGAAATTCGACAACGAATTCGATGCGGTGTTTTCCAATGCGGCGCTGCATTGGATGAGCCCGCTGTCGAAGGTGTTCGAAAACGTTTTTCGTGCGCTCAAACCCGGCGGGCGGTTTGTCGCCGAAATGGGTGGGTCGGGCAACATTCAAACCATCCGCATGGCGCTCTACAACGCCTTGATGCATCGCGGCATCGATCCGGCGCAGTACGATCCGTGGTCGTACCTGGGTGACAGCTCGGCCAAGGCCATGCTGCAACGCGTCGGCTTCGAAACCCGTTCGGTTACGCTGATCCGTCGCCCCACCGACTTGCCGGGCGATATCGGTCCGTGGCTGGAAACGTTCGCCGGCAGCTTCTTGCAGGCCGTGCCCGAAGATCAGCATCCGGCACTGATCGACGAGGTTCGCGATACCTTACAGCCGACCTTGTTCGACCCCCATAACAAGTGGGTGGCCGATTACGTGCGTTTGCGGTTCAAAGCGGTGAAGCCTGCATGACAAAAGCAATGCGGAACGGTCTAACGGTTTTTGCTTTGACGGTGAGCGCCTTTGGCGGCGCGGCCATGGCTGAGCCTTATCAAACCGCCGTTTTGCAAGGCTTGGATAAAGTCACCGCGCGGGTCACCACCTTGCAAGCGAACCTGGGCGAGGTGGTTCGGTTCGGCACCTTGGAAATCATCGTGCGCACTTGCGAAAAACGCCCGCCCGAAGAAACGCCCGAAAGCGCGGCGTTTTTAGATATTTGGGAAGTGCGTCCGGGCGAAGCGGCGGTGGGCGCGTTTCGCGGCTGGATGTTCGCCTCGAGCCCCGGCCTCAATGCACTGGAGCACCCGGTCTACGACGTGTGGCTCAAGGATTGCGCGAACAAGCTTTCGATCTCCGACGACACTTCCGCAACGGAAGGATCGGTCGGGAACTGAGCGTCGACGGTGAAGGCGCGTTCCAGACGGTCCAGATACTCCTGACCGGCGATTTCCACCCCGCCCATGGTGAGCAGATGTTCGGTGATGAACTGGGTGTCGAGCAGCACGAATCCGCCCAACCTGAGCCGCGCCACCAGATGCACCAGCGCGACCTTTGAGGCGTTGGTGCGGGTCGAAAACATGCTTTCACCCATGAACGCACCCTTGAGGCTGATGCCGTACAGCCCGCCCACCAGTTCCTTGCCACCGGGGCCGTCCTGCCAACATTCGATCGAATGGGCCAGTCCGATGTCGTGCATTTCGACGTAGGCGCGGATGATCTCGTCGTTGATCCAGGTTCCCATCTTGCCGTCTTGGCCGGGACGCGGTCGGGCGCAGGCTTCGATGACGTCGGCGAAGGCGCGATCAGCGGTGACCTCGAACTCTTCGCGGCGCAGAACCTTGCGCAGCGATTTGGAAATGTGCAGTCCGTCAAGCGGCAACACCCCGCGCATGTCCGGGTCGACCCAAAAGATGGTCGGGTCGTCGCGCGCCTCGGACATCGGAAACACCCCCGCGGCATAGGCGCGCACAAGGATTTCTGGCGTCAGTTTATGCGGTCCGGGGATGGGGCGTGCGGCCATATGGGCAGGGGTCCGTGAACGACGATTTTCAAGGTGTCTGTCCAATATAGGCTTGGCTTGAACGTATTTCATCCACGATGTGCGGTGCGGGATCATTTGCACTGAACATGCGCTTGGTGCTAGCCTATTTGAAAGAATAAGACGTCCCAAGACAGGAGCCGCGTTATGCCTATTTTAGTGCGTTTTTTGTTGATTCACGCTGCGATCGGCTTTGGCCTCGCGTTTGTGTTCGTGAGCGTTTTGGTGGCGCTTGATACCGGCGGGCTGCGCACCTTGATGATGAGCTCGGACGTGGGGTTTGTGGCGTTTTTTCTGCTGGTGTTTTTGAACGGCCTGACCTTCGGCAGCGTGCAGATCGGCGTGGCCGTGATGTTGTTGGGTGAAGAGGATGGCGACCGCCGCGGGGGCGGGCGTTCCCAGTGGGACCGGGCTTGGAACCAAGTCCGCCAATGGTTGGCCCCGCCGCCGAAACGCGTCGCGGTCCCCATCCCTTCCAAGCGTCGTCGCTGAGCGCCCCGTAAATATCCTCAACGTTTCCGTTTCAGACGTCGACGCGCAGCGTGTGTACGCCCGCTTGCCCTTTATTGGGGGGTGGCGAGAACCATGTCGCCAACAAAGAACATCCAGCTGAGCATGACCGCGCCGATGATGACGAACAGCAAAGGCAGGTTGTCACTTCCCAGACTCCAGATAAAAGCGGCGACTTTCGACATAGGTATTTCTCCTTGTTAGGGGTTTTTTATAAGCGGGGAGGCGGGGGGAAAATTTCATATATGAGAAAAATGTCAATTAAATAAAATAAATCCAATCTAGTGCTGTAACTTGTTGATAGTATTTCTCTTTTAAGTGGTAATTCGGGTCCAGTTCGGCACAAAAAAGCCCCCGATCCGTGTGGATGCGGGGGCTTTAAAAAGGGGCGAGTGGCGCGGGTCAGTCCGAGCCTTCCTCCATGAAGTGTTCGAGCCAGTGGATGTCGTAATCGCCGTTGACGATGTCTGGCGCGGTGACCAGCCTTTGGTGCAGCGGAATGGTCGTTTTCAGGCCATCGATGACGTATTCCGACAACGCCCGGCGCAACCGCATCAGGCATTCGTTGCGATTGGTGCCGTGCACGATCAGCTTGGCGATCATGCTGTCGTAATGCGGCGGCACGTTGTAGCCGGTGTAGAGGCCGGAATCGACACGCACCCCCAAACCACCCGGGGCATGATAGATACCGACCTTGCCGGGGCACGGCATGAAGGTTTCGGGGTCTTCCGCGTTGATGCGGCATTCGATCGCGTGACCGATGAAGGGGATGTCCTCTTGGGTGTAGCCCAGCGGCGCACCGGCGGCGATGCGGATCATTTCACGAACCAGGTCGAGACGCGTGATCATTTCCGTGACCGGGTGTTCGACCTGCAAACGGGTGTTCATTTCAATGAAATAGAAATTGCCGTCTTCGTACAGGAACTCGATGGTACCGGCCGAGCGATAGCCGATTTTTTTGACCGCCTCTGCGGCGATGGCGCCGATTTCTTCGCGCTGTTCTTTGTTCAGCGCGGGCGAGGGGGCTTCTTCCAAGACCTTTTGGTGACGGCGCTGCAATGAACAGTCGCGTTCACCCAGATGCACCACGTTGCCGTAGTGATCGGCGAGAACCTGAATTTCGATGTGGCGCGGCTTGGTGAGGAACTTTTCGATATAGACCTCGCCGTTGCCGAACGCGCTTTCCGCCTCGGAGCGCGCGGAACGATAGGCCAGTTCCAGGTCGGCCGCCGTGGGGGCCATCTTCATGCCGCGGCCGCCGCCACCGGCGGTGGCTTTGATGATCACCGGATAGCCGATGTCGTTGGCGACCTTGACCGCTTCTTCATAGGTGCCGACGCCGCCGTCGGATCCGGGCACCACCGGGATGCCGGCTTTCATCACCGCTTCCTTGGCGGCGATCTTGTCGCCCATCAAGGTGATGTGTTCGGCGGTCGGGCCGATGAAGACGAAACCGTGCTCTTCGACCATCGATGCGAAGTGGGCGTTTTCCGACAAAAAGCCGTAGCCCGGGTGGATCGCGTCGGCGCCTGAAATCTGCGCCGCCGATAAAATGGCGGCGATGTTGAGGTAGCTGTCTTTGGCCGCGGGCGGGCCGATGCATACGGCTTCGTCCGCAAGGCGCACGTGCATGGCGCTTTCGTCCGCCGTGGAGTGCACGGCGACGGTGCGAATGCCCATTTCGTGGCACGCGCGCAAAATGCGGAGGGCGATTTCACCTCGGTTGGCGATGAGGACCTTGTCGAACATGGATGCGCTGCCTCGCCGCTTATTCGATGATCAGAAGAGGTTCGCCGAATTCGACTGGTGAGCCGCTTTCCACGAGGATTTTCTTCACCGTGCCGCTGCGCGGGGCCTTGATCTGGTTGAACACCTTCATGGCTTCGATCAGCAGGACCACTTGGCCTTCGGAAACCGCATCGCCGATGTTGACGAACGGGGCAGCGCCGGGTTCGGCGGCGGTGTAGGCGACGCCCACCATCGGTGACGTGACCACGCCCGGATGATCGGCGTGAGAAACCGGAGCCGCTTCCGTCGAAGCCGCCGGCGCTGGGGCTGCGGCGACCGGTGCCGCAGCGGCGGCGATCGTGCCGCCACGGGCGACGCGGACGGTGAAATTGTCTTGCCCGATCTCGATCTCGGTCAAGCCGGTGTCGTCCATCAGGCCAGCCAGTTTGCGGATCAGGTCGTCATCGACGTCGATTTTTTTGCTCATGAGCTATTTATCTCACTTCTTGGTCAGCGTGCGTGCAGCCGATTCCAACGCCATTTCGTAACCGAAGCCGCCAAAGCCGCAGATCATGCCTTGGGCGACCTTGGAGACATAGGAGTGATGGCGAAAGTCCTCGCGCTGGTGAATGTTGGAAAGGTGTACTTCGATCACCGGCAGGCTCACCGCTTTCAGCGCGTCGAGCAG encodes the following:
- a CDS encoding NADH:ubiquinone oxidoreductase subunit NDUFA12; this encodes MDIGSIGTHLYTMLSGEQVGSDEFGNKYYRNKTKLNGRERRWVIFKGKKEASKIPPEWHAWIHHTTDAPLSEAAAQPEDWQAQHIPNLTGTLNAYRPQGSDQHGGKRAASSADYESWSP
- a CDS encoding MlaD family protein, which translates into the protein MRNNDNRDALVGGLVMVVVAALFAFSYGGKDLSAQANVGSYPVTAVFNRVDGLFEGDEVRLGGIRIGTVGAQRLDDNFRAVVTLNIANAVKLPTDSAAAIHTDGLFGSKFVVMEPGVEEKNLQAGDDIEYTQGAVIVGELLNLIIEEGRARKGQNNPEQANTPQEQGN
- a CDS encoding outer membrane lipid asymmetry maintenance protein MlaD, yielding MGRNAIETVMGAAVLLVAAVFVYFAYNTAQIKAVTGYEVSARFFKIGGLGKGSDVRISGIKVGTVVSNTLDPVTFDAIVTMSIRPDIKLSTDTVATIASSGMLGDKYVMLLPGEAPEKLGVGGMISKTKDFRSLEDQVGEIIFLATGGDEPAQ
- a CDS encoding methyltransferase domain-containing protein, which encodes MIKAQQTWSPETYLRHGAFVSLLGEPVVQVLAPKAGEKILDLGCGEGILTEKIIASGADVLGMDNSADQIEGAQHRGLKVVCMDALEMKFDNEFDAVFSNAALHWMSPLSKVFENVFRALKPGGRFVAEMGGSGNIQTIRMALYNALMHRGIDPAQYDPWSYLGDSSAKAMLQRVGFETRSVTLIRRPTDLPGDIGPWLETFAGSFLQAVPEDQHPALIDEVRDTLQPTLFDPHNKWVADYVRLRFKAVKPA
- a CDS encoding DUF2155 domain-containing protein; translated protein: MTKAMRNGLTVFALTVSAFGGAAMAEPYQTAVLQGLDKVTARVTTLQANLGEVVRFGTLEIIVRTCEKRPPEETPESAAFLDIWEVRPGEAAVGAFRGWMFASSPGLNALEHPVYDVWLKDCANKLSISDDTSATEGSVGN
- the aat gene encoding leucyl/phenylalanyl-tRNA--protein transferase, encoding MAARPIPGPHKLTPEILVRAYAAGVFPMSEARDDPTIFWVDPDMRGVLPLDGLHISKSLRKVLRREEFEVTADRAFADVIEACARPRPGQDGKMGTWINDEIIRAYVEMHDIGLAHSIECWQDGPGGKELVGGLYGISLKGAFMGESMFSTRTNASKVALVHLVARLRLGGFVLLDTQFITEHLLTMGGVEIAGQEYLDRLERAFTVDAQFPTDPSVAEVSSEIESLFAQSLSHTS
- the accC gene encoding acetyl-CoA carboxylase biotin carboxylase subunit; translation: MFDKVLIANRGEIALRILRACHEMGIRTVAVHSTADESAMHVRLADEAVCIGPPAAKDSYLNIAAILSAAQISGADAIHPGYGFLSENAHFASMVEEHGFVFIGPTAEHITLMGDKIAAKEAVMKAGIPVVPGSDGGVGTYEEAVKVANDIGYPVIIKATAGGGGRGMKMAPTAADLELAYRSARSEAESAFGNGEVYIEKFLTKPRHIEIQVLADHYGNVVHLGERDCSLQRRHQKVLEEAPSPALNKEQREEIGAIAAEAVKKIGYRSAGTIEFLYEDGNFYFIEMNTRLQVEHPVTEMITRLDLVREMIRIAAGAPLGYTQEDIPFIGHAIECRINAEDPETFMPCPGKVGIYHAPGGLGVRVDSGLYTGYNVPPHYDSMIAKLIVHGTNRNECLMRLRRALSEYVIDGLKTTIPLHQRLVTAPDIVNGDYDIHWLEHFMEEGSD
- the accB gene encoding acetyl-CoA carboxylase biotin carboxyl carrier protein; amino-acid sequence: MSKKIDVDDDLIRKLAGLMDDTGLTEIEIGQDNFTVRVARGGTIAAAAAPVAAAPAPAASTEAAPVSHADHPGVVTSPMVGVAYTAAEPGAAPFVNIGDAVSEGQVVLLIEAMKVFNQIKAPRSGTVKKILVESGSPVEFGEPLLIIE